A window of Citrus sinensis cultivar Valencia sweet orange chromosome 7, DVS_A1.0, whole genome shotgun sequence contains these coding sequences:
- the LOC102613503 gene encoding salicylic acid-binding protein 2-like yields the protein MEEVVGMEEKHFVLVHGVNHGAWCWYKLKAMLVAGGHRVTTVDLAASGINMKRIEDVHTFQAYSEPLMEVLASLPAEEKVILVGHSLGGVTLALAADKFPHKISVAVFVTAFMPDTTHRPSFVLEQYSEKMGKEDGSWLDTQFSQCDESNPSHISMLFGREFLTIKIYQLCPPEDLELAKMLVRPGSMFIDNLSKESKFSNEGYGSVKRVYLVCEEDIGLPKQFQHWMIQNYPVNEVMEIKGGDHMAMLSEPQKLCDCLSQISLKYA from the exons atggaagaagTAGTAGGCATGGAAGAGAAGCATTTTGTTCTAGTTCATGGAGTAAACCATGGAGCATGGTGTTGGTACAAACTGAAAGCAATGCTGGTGGCGGGGGGTCACCGGGTGACGACGGTGGACCTAGCCGCCTCGGGCATCAACATGAAGAGAATTGAGGATGTGCACACATTCCAGGCATACAGTGAGCCCTTGATGGAGGTTTTGGCATCACTTCCTGCCGAAGAAAAGGTCATACTTGTCGGACACAGCCTTGGGGGCGTCACTTTGGCCCTTGCCGCTGACAAATTCCCACACAAAATCTCCGTGGCTGTTTTCGTAACTGCATTCATGCCTGACACCACACACCGCCCATCTTTTGTTTTGGAGCAG TATTCTGAGAAGATGGGAAAAGAGGACGGCAGCTGGTTGGACACTCAATTTTCACAATGTGACGAGTCAAATCCATCTCACATTTCCATGCTTTTCGGCCGCGAGTTCTTGACTATCAAGATCTATCAGCTTTGTCCTCCTGAG GATCTGGAGCTGGCCAAGATGTTGGTGAGGCCAGGATCAATGTTTATAGACAACTTATCGAAGGAAAGTAAGTTCAGCAATGAAGGATACGGATCTGTTAAGCGAGTTTATCTTGTATGCGAAGAGGATATTGGTCTCCCTAAGCAATTTCAGCACTGGATGATCCAAAACTATCCCGTTAATGAGGTGATGGAGATCAAGGGCGGTGATCACATGGCAATGCTTTCCGAGCCACAGAAACTTTGCGATTGTCTGTCTCAGATTTCTCTTAAGTatgcataa